The proteins below come from a single Streptomyces sp. M92 genomic window:
- a CDS encoding DoxX family protein, protein MSLLRIAGRPMLASMFVAGGLHSLRRPEDVAPAAEPIVRPLTDRVSVLPDRSEQLVRLNGAVHVVGGLMLGLGRCPRLAALALAATLVPTTLAAHRYWDADDPADRAQQRIHFLKNLSMMGGLLIAADDTGSAPSLLWRGRHAAHDLRHDAHLVRRSVRAAARPAATAGGLRAKLGV, encoded by the coding sequence ATGAGTCTTCTGCGTATCGCCGGCCGCCCGATGCTCGCCTCGATGTTCGTCGCGGGCGGTCTGCATTCCCTGCGGCGGCCCGAGGACGTGGCACCGGCCGCCGAGCCGATCGTGCGGCCGCTGACCGACCGCGTGTCGGTGCTGCCGGACCGCAGCGAACAACTCGTACGGCTCAACGGCGCCGTCCACGTCGTGGGCGGGCTCATGCTCGGGCTCGGCCGCTGTCCGCGCCTGGCCGCACTGGCCCTGGCGGCGACGCTGGTCCCCACCACCCTGGCGGCACACCGCTACTGGGACGCGGACGACCCGGCCGACCGTGCCCAGCAGCGCATCCACTTCCTGAAGAACCTGTCCATGATGGGCGGGCTGCTGATCGCGGCCGACGACACGGGCAGCGCCCCCTCGCTGCTGTGGCGCGGCCGGCACGCCGCCCACGACCTGCGCCACGACGCCCACCTGGTGCGGCGTTCGGTCCGTGCCGCGGCGCGCCCGGCGGCCACGGCGGGTGGCCTGAGGGCCAAGCTGGGCGTCTGA
- a CDS encoding hemerythrin domain-containing protein, whose translation MGHGGNVIDELTTDHREVEELFGKIEALPSGHKDRKLYADQATIELIRHSVAEEAYLYPAVREHVANGNALADKELEDHAGAEQIMKDLEGCAADDAEFDRLIGMLMSEIREHVADEEGNLFPRLREACPPDALDELGDKVRQAKKTAPTRPHPSAPDKPPMNKLLAPGAGMVDRVRDAMSGRGKSG comes from the coding sequence ATGGGACACGGTGGAAACGTCATCGACGAATTGACGACCGATCACCGTGAGGTCGAAGAGCTCTTCGGCAAGATCGAGGCACTGCCGTCCGGTCACAAGGACCGCAAGCTGTACGCGGATCAGGCGACGATCGAGCTGATCCGGCATTCGGTGGCGGAGGAGGCCTACCTCTACCCCGCCGTCCGTGAGCACGTGGCGAACGGGAACGCCCTCGCGGACAAGGAGCTGGAGGACCACGCGGGCGCCGAGCAGATCATGAAGGACCTGGAGGGCTGCGCGGCGGACGACGCGGAGTTCGACCGGTTGATCGGCATGCTGATGAGCGAGATCCGCGAGCACGTCGCCGACGAGGAGGGCAACCTCTTCCCCCGGCTCCGCGAGGCGTGCCCCCCGGACGCCCTCGACGAGCTGGGCGACAAGGTCCGGCAGGCCAAGAAGACGGCGCCGACCCGGCCGCACCCGTCCGCTCCGGACAAGCCGCCGATGAACAAGCTGCTGGCGCCCGGCGCGGGAATGGTCGACCGGGTGCGGGACGCGATGTCGGGCCGCGGCAAATCCGGCTGA